From Pseudorasbora parva isolate DD20220531a chromosome 25, ASM2467924v1, whole genome shotgun sequence, one genomic window encodes:
- the hsd17b12a gene encoding very-long-chain 3-oxoacyl-CoA reductase-A codes for MESFTVVETLQPAVRAIFWVGALVTASLALWLLYMIITGFRIWVLGNGDLLSPKLGKWAVVTGATDGIGKSYAEELARRGFSMMLISRSQEKLDDVAKSLESAYNVETKTIAVDYSQADIYPKIEKGLAGLEIGILVNNVGMSYTYPEFFLHIPDLENFITTMINVNITSVCQMTRLVLPRMEARTKGVILNISSASGMFPLPLLTIYSSTKAFVDFFSRGLQAEYKCKGIIIQSVLPFFVATKMTRIRKPTLDKPTPERYVAAELNTVGLQDQTNGYFPHAFMGWVIAVLAPIKLVICLGLRLNKSQRGGYLRRRKLR; via the exons ATGGAGTCGTTTACCGTGGTGGAGACGCTACAGCCTGCCGTCAGAGCGATCTTCTGGGTCGGTGCACTTGTCACGGCCTCGCTGGCGTTGTGGCTGTTGTACATGATCATCACTGGCTTTAGGATATGGGTGCTGGGAAACGGGGATTTGCTCTCCCCAAAACTGGGAAAATGGGCAG TTGTGACGGGAGCCACGGATGGGATTGGGAAATCCTATGCGGAGGAG CTTGCTCGACGAGGGTTCTCCATGATGCTCATCAGCCGTTCCCAGGAGAAGCTCGACGACGTGGCAAAGTCTCTCG AAAGCGCATATAATGTGGAAACGAAAACCATCGCAGTGGACTACAGTCAGGCTGATATCTATCCTAAAATCGAAAAGGGTCTTGCTGGACTGGAGATCGGAATCCTTG TTAACAATGTGGGAATGTCCTATACATACCCTGAATTCTTCCTCCATATCCCTGATTTGGAAAAC TTCATCACCACCATGATCAATGTGAACATCACCTCAGTTTGCCAA ATGACTCGTTTGGTTCTGCCCAGAATGGAGGCAAG aACTAAAGGTGTCATCCTCAATATATCCTCTGCCAGTGGCATGTTCCCCCTCCCACTGCTGACCATCTACTCCTCTACCAAG GCTTTTGTGGACTTCTTCTCACGTGGACTTCAAGCAGAGTACAAGTGCAAAGGGATCATCATCCAG AGTGTGCTGCCTTTCTTTGTGGCTACCAAGATGACGAGGATCAGGAAGCCGACCCTGGACAAGCCCACTCCTGAACGCTACGTAGCTGCTGAACTGAACACTGTGGGACTACAGGACCAAACCAACGGCTATTTCCCTCATGCCTTCATG GGCTGGGTCATCGCCGTCCTGGCCCCCATCAAGCTTGTCATCTGCCTGGGCCTGCGCTTGAACAAGTCCCAGCGTGGAGGCTACCTCAGGAGGAGAAAGCTACGATAG